Proteins encoded within one genomic window of Rossellomorea vietnamensis:
- the walK gene encoding cell wall metabolism sensor histidine kinase WalK → MKKVGLTRSIHLKFVLIYVLLILLAMQIIGVYFVRELEQKLVENFKTSITNRVNLLEYTVKEAMLKKRTEDDPTLQEDIYRILDDSSKTSDIAEIRVINSRARIEGTSDPNNQGLVGQISAEKEVKKALALGFGDDDIYLDDKTKDRIWVYTKPIESNNEVIGTIYIAGEIETVYDQMSEINKIFTNGTIIALAITAVLGVLLAQTVTRPISDMRKQALAMAKGNFSRKVKVYGYDEIGQLAITFNNLTKRLQEAQATTEGERRKLSSVLSYMTDGVIATDRKGRVILINDPAADMLDVSRETVVSQPIVSLLGLDEEYTFDDLSNEQDSIILDYSTKDKPYILRANFSIIQKETGFVNGLIAVLHDITEQEKIDLERREFVANVSHELRTPLTTMRSYLEALAEGAWEDREIAPQFLDVTQNETERMIRLVNDLLQLSKMDSKDYRFNKDWVDFILFFHKIIDRFEMTKHVNVTFNRFLPDKAMFVEIDQDKITQVLDNIISNALKYSPEGGTITFTVKEKEGFIEISVSDQGLGIPKDNLEKIFERFYRVDKARTRQMGGTGLGLAIAKEMISAHGGDVWAKSKEGKGTTIVFTLPYDSTQEDEWS, encoded by the coding sequence ATGAAGAAAGTTGGCTTAACCCGTTCGATTCATTTGAAATTTGTTCTGATCTACGTCCTGCTCATCCTTCTCGCCATGCAAATCATCGGGGTTTATTTTGTGCGGGAACTGGAGCAGAAGCTCGTGGAGAACTTTAAAACCTCTATTACCAATAGAGTGAACTTATTAGAATATACCGTAAAAGAAGCCATGTTGAAAAAAAGGACCGAGGACGATCCCACCCTTCAGGAGGATATATATAGGATATTGGATGATAGCAGTAAAACGTCCGATATAGCTGAAATCAGGGTCATCAATAGCCGAGCCAGGATCGAGGGGACCTCTGATCCCAATAATCAAGGTCTCGTCGGTCAGATCAGTGCGGAGAAAGAGGTTAAAAAAGCCCTTGCACTCGGATTTGGTGACGATGATATCTACCTCGATGATAAGACAAAGGATCGGATATGGGTATACACCAAACCGATTGAATCCAACAACGAAGTCATCGGGACTATCTATATCGCCGGAGAAATCGAAACCGTTTATGATCAAATGAGTGAAATCAATAAGATCTTTACGAATGGGACCATCATTGCACTGGCGATAACGGCTGTTTTGGGTGTCCTATTGGCCCAAACCGTTACCAGACCCATATCGGATATGAGAAAGCAGGCCTTAGCCATGGCAAAAGGTAACTTCTCGAGGAAGGTAAAGGTCTACGGATACGATGAAATCGGTCAATTGGCCATTACGTTCAATAATCTGACGAAGCGTCTTCAAGAAGCCCAGGCAACGACTGAGGGGGAACGAAGGAAGCTTTCTTCAGTGTTGTCTTATATGACCGATGGGGTCATTGCGACTGATCGGAAAGGCCGGGTCATTCTCATTAATGATCCTGCTGCTGATATGCTGGATGTTTCACGTGAAACAGTCGTTTCCCAACCGATCGTTTCGTTGTTGGGACTGGATGAAGAGTATACATTCGATGACTTATCGAATGAACAGGACTCTATCATTTTAGATTATAGTACAAAGGATAAACCGTATATTTTACGCGCGAATTTCTCTATTATCCAAAAAGAGACGGGCTTCGTGAATGGTCTTATAGCAGTCTTGCATGATATTACGGAACAAGAGAAGATAGATTTAGAGAGACGGGAATTTGTCGCCAACGTTTCCCACGAGCTCAGAACTCCTTTGACGACGATGAGGAGCTACCTGGAGGCACTGGCAGAAGGAGCATGGGAGGATAGGGAAATAGCCCCCCAATTTCTTGACGTGACCCAGAACGAGACTGAGCGGATGATCCGTCTCGTCAATGACCTCCTCCAATTATCGAAAATGGATAGCAAAGACTATCGTTTTAATAAAGATTGGGTGGACTTCATCCTGTTTTTCCATAAAATCATCGATCGTTTTGAAATGACGAAACATGTAAATGTAACATTTAACCGCTTCTTGCCGGATAAAGCGATGTTCGTAGAAATTGATCAGGATAAGATCACTCAAGTGCTGGATAATATCATTTCCAACGCATTAAAGTATTCACCAGAAGGCGGCACCATTACCTTTACGGTGAAAGAAAAAGAAGGATTCATCGAGATCAGCGTATCCGATCAGGGGTTAGGGATTCCGAAAGATAATCTGGAGAAGATTTTCGAACGTTTCTATCGTGTGGACAAAGCCCGTACGA
- a CDS encoding adenylosuccinate synthase, which yields MSSVVVVGTQWGDEGKGKITDFLSEHAEVIARYQGGNNAGHTIKFDGETYKLHLIPSGIFYNEKTSVIGNGMVVDPKALVKELKYLHDRDVTTDNLRISNRAHVILPYHLKLDEIDEERKGANKIGTTKKGIGPAYMDKAARVGIRIADLLDRQSFEEKLARNLEEKNRLFEKFYETEGFDIKDILDEYYEYGQQIKHYVVDTSVVLNDAIDNGRRVLFEGAQGVMLDIDQGTYPFVTSSNPVAGGVTIGSGVGPTKINHVVGVSKAYTTRVGDGPFPTELNNEIGDQIREVGREYGTTTGRPRRVGWFDSVVVRHARRVSGLTDLSLNSIDVLTGIETLKICVAYKYKGEVMEEFPANLNILAECEPVYEELPGWTEDITGCKTLTDLPENARHYLERVSQLTGIPLSIFSVGPDRSQTNVVRSVWSPN from the coding sequence ATGTCTTCAGTAGTAGTAGTAGGAACGCAATGGGGAGACGAAGGAAAAGGAAAGATCACTGACTTCCTTTCTGAACATGCAGAAGTAATCGCGCGTTACCAAGGTGGGAACAACGCGGGTCATACAATTAAGTTTGACGGTGAAACATATAAATTACACTTAATTCCATCAGGTATTTTCTATAACGAAAAAACATCCGTAATCGGAAATGGGATGGTTGTCGATCCGAAAGCTCTTGTGAAAGAGTTGAAGTATCTTCACGATCGCGATGTGACAACAGACAACCTAAGAATCAGCAACCGTGCACATGTGATTCTTCCATATCACTTAAAGCTGGATGAAATTGATGAAGAGCGTAAAGGTGCCAACAAAATCGGTACAACGAAAAAAGGAATCGGTCCTGCCTATATGGATAAAGCCGCTCGTGTCGGTATCCGTATCGCAGATCTTCTGGATCGTCAATCGTTCGAAGAAAAGCTTGCACGTAACCTGGAAGAGAAAAACCGCCTTTTTGAAAAATTCTATGAAACAGAAGGCTTCGATATTAAAGACATCCTGGATGAGTACTACGAGTACGGTCAGCAGATCAAGCACTATGTTGTCGATACATCCGTTGTCCTGAACGATGCCATCGATAACGGCCGTCGCGTTCTATTTGAAGGAGCTCAAGGGGTTATGCTTGATATCGATCAAGGTACATATCCGTTTGTCACATCTTCTAATCCGGTAGCTGGTGGAGTGACGATCGGTTCCGGAGTCGGCCCAACAAAAATTAATCACGTAGTCGGTGTTTCAAAAGCATATACAACACGTGTTGGGGACGGTCCTTTCCCTACAGAATTAAACAACGAAATCGGAGATCAAATCCGTGAAGTCGGCCGTGAATACGGTACAACGACTGGACGCCCTCGCCGTGTCGGCTGGTTTGACAGTGTGGTTGTACGTCATGCCCGTCGTGTCAGCGGATTAACGGATCTTTCACTGAATTCGATCGACGTTCTGACAGGAATCGAAACATTGAAAATCTGTGTTGCTTACAAATATAAAGGTGAAGTCATGGAAGAGTTCCCGGCTAACCTTAACATCCTGGCTGAATGTGAGCCTGTGTATGAAGAGCTTCCAGGCTGGACGGAAGACATCACAGGATGCAAGACGTTAACGGATCTTCCTGAAAATGCCCGTCATTACTTAGAGCGGGTATCACAATTGACAGGGATTCCTCTTTCCATCTTCTCAGTCGGACCCGACCGTTCTCAAACGAATGTGGTTCGCAGCGTTTGGAGCCCGAATTAA
- a CDS encoding glutathionylspermidine synthase family protein: MTTAHREKRNAFYHDIPEFWHNLYDMEYALLDIDIKSPETIAAIREASRRVYAIFDKTADLLRELDDDTLLELGYPKESLSYIKYRSIPQECLIGRFDFVVSEEGMKLLEFNSDTPTFIKELYFVNEKVCQYFDCPNPNAGMEERLARELKRGLLSSWKSLRRKGDAKIVFTSHADHEEDYLTTKYIQELSGVPSEYVSLDQLQIRDDGLYTPSGERIDVLYRQTYPVEHLVDDQDPLTKEKVGLEMMQMVLDRKLAILNPPSAFLLQSKGVQALIWGLHEEGSPFFTEEEHQWIGRYFLPTYLDPEPFEESGMTYVQKPAFGREGDTVKIMEATGKVLLEDKNETYKQTLPVYQKFCPLPVSVITTDEGKKEASLMVGSFIINGNPGAIGIRAGNAITDNESYFLPVGIREN; the protein is encoded by the coding sequence ATGACAACCGCTCATCGTGAAAAAAGAAATGCATTTTACCACGACATTCCGGAATTTTGGCACAATTTATACGACATGGAATATGCCTTACTGGATATCGATATAAAATCACCTGAAACGATAGCGGCGATTCGTGAAGCGTCAAGGCGGGTGTATGCCATCTTTGATAAGACAGCTGATCTGCTCCGGGAGTTGGACGATGATACCCTCCTCGAGCTTGGATACCCCAAGGAATCCCTTTCTTATATAAAATATAGATCCATCCCGCAAGAGTGTCTCATCGGGAGATTCGATTTTGTCGTTTCAGAAGAAGGTATGAAACTATTGGAATTTAATAGTGATACCCCTACATTCATAAAAGAGCTCTATTTCGTAAATGAAAAGGTATGTCAGTATTTTGATTGTCCAAACCCGAACGCGGGAATGGAAGAAAGATTAGCCAGGGAGTTGAAACGGGGTCTCTTATCTTCCTGGAAGTCCCTTCGAAGAAAAGGAGACGCAAAAATCGTCTTCACTTCTCATGCCGATCACGAAGAAGATTACTTGACGACAAAGTATATCCAGGAGCTTTCCGGCGTCCCTTCAGAATATGTCAGTCTGGATCAGCTGCAGATTCGGGATGATGGACTTTATACTCCAAGCGGAGAGCGGATCGATGTCTTATACCGGCAAACCTATCCCGTCGAGCATCTCGTCGATGATCAAGATCCACTGACCAAAGAAAAAGTCGGTCTGGAAATGATGCAGATGGTGTTGGATAGAAAGCTTGCCATCTTGAACCCTCCCTCCGCCTTTTTACTGCAATCAAAAGGGGTGCAGGCACTCATATGGGGGCTGCATGAAGAGGGAAGTCCCTTTTTCACCGAAGAAGAACATCAGTGGATCGGACGCTACTTCCTTCCAACCTATCTGGATCCCGAACCCTTCGAAGAAAGCGGGATGACCTACGTTCAGAAACCTGCATTCGGCCGCGAAGGAGATACGGTCAAGATAATGGAAGCGACAGGGAAGGTCCTGTTGGAAGATAAAAATGAAACCTATAAACAAACCCTCCCTGTCTATCAAAAATTTTGCCCCCTTCCTGTCTCGGTCATCACGACCGATGAAGGGAAAAAGGAAGCAAGCTTGATGGTCGGAAGCTTCATCATCAACGGCAACCCCGGCGCCATCGGCATACGAGCCGGAAATGCCATCACCGATAACGAATCATACTTTCTGCCTGTAGGAATACGGGAGAATTAA
- a CDS encoding DUF350 domain-containing protein, whose product MQIITSDALLSFLAHVGTGLGLMLLGITVFAFTTKFSEAKLIKEGNIAVALKLWGKAIGLAIVIYTVWANSLNLLDAFIWGLIGIATQVIAYWIIEYVLTPRTNLAKKVEEGNIAIGFSLFSAAIVVGLVVAASLTY is encoded by the coding sequence ATGCAAATCATTACAAGTGACGCCCTACTCAGCTTTCTGGCCCATGTCGGTACCGGCCTTGGACTCATGCTCCTCGGAATCACCGTCTTCGCCTTCACCACCAAGTTCTCAGAAGCGAAGTTAATCAAAGAAGGAAACATTGCCGTAGCACTGAAGTTATGGGGTAAGGCCATCGGGCTCGCCATCGTCATCTACACGGTCTGGGCGAACAGCCTGAACCTCCTAGACGCGTTCATCTGGGGACTGATCGGAATCGCGACCCAGGTCATCGCCTACTGGATCATCGAGTACGTCCTCACCCCGCGCACGAACTTAGCCAAGAAAGTGGAAGAAGGAAACATCGCCATCGGATTCAGCCTATTCTCCGCAGCTATTGTTGTCGGTTTGGTTGTGGCGGCTAGTTTGACTTATTGA
- the yycF gene encoding response regulator YycF, which produces MEKKILVVDDEKPIADILQFNLKKEGYEVHCAYDGDEAVKMAEEIKPDLVLLDIMLPNRDGMEVCREIRKKYEMPIIMLTAKDSEIDKVLGLELGADDYVTKPFSTRELIARVKANLRRHQHGAQQAVEDENNEITVGSLTIHPDAYVVSKRGETIELTHREFELLHYLAKHIGQVMTREHLLQTVWGYDYYGDVRTVDVTVRRLREKIEDNPSHPTWIVTRRGVGYYLRNPEQE; this is translated from the coding sequence ATGGAAAAGAAGATATTAGTCGTTGACGATGAGAAACCAATTGCAGATATATTACAGTTTAATTTGAAGAAGGAAGGATATGAGGTTCATTGCGCATATGATGGCGATGAAGCGGTGAAGATGGCGGAAGAAATTAAACCGGATCTTGTCCTTCTTGATATCATGCTTCCGAATCGTGATGGAATGGAAGTGTGCCGTGAAATCAGGAAGAAGTATGAAATGCCGATCATCATGCTGACAGCGAAAGACTCTGAAATCGATAAAGTATTGGGACTGGAGCTTGGGGCGGATGATTATGTGACTAAACCGTTCAGTACACGTGAATTGATTGCCAGGGTGAAAGCCAATCTGCGACGCCACCAGCACGGGGCGCAGCAAGCTGTTGAGGATGAAAATAATGAAATCACCGTCGGATCCTTAACGATCCATCCGGATGCCTACGTTGTTTCAAAACGGGGAGAAACAATCGAATTGACGCACCGTGAATTCGAGCTCCTTCATTACTTGGCGAAGCATATCGGACAAGTCATGACCCGTGAGCATTTACTTCAAACAGTGTGGGGTTATGATTACTACGGGGATGTACGTACAGTCGATGTTACTGTCAGACGTCTTCGCGAGAAAATTGAAGATAACCCAAGTCACCCTACCTGGATCGTAACACGTAGAGGAGTAGGTTATTACTTACGAAATCCTGAACAGGAGTAA
- a CDS encoding potassium channel family protein, whose protein sequence is MLIFQRIWKQITKMDFGFILLLSLIIILLGTVGSHFLEPETFPTLFDGFWWTMTTLTTVGYGDYFPVSVGGRMLGIFLFIFGIGIIGVLISKTVDSITTFQKFKREGKLVYTYEDHYIYINWSKKTERAIQEILAHVPDAEIVLIDMLPITPIEHEQVHFIQGDPSDENVLLMANIFEAKRVAIFSDSKIEDPSLIDGKTLLIASAVEGLSKTHQKEVHTIVEVSEDRHIPKFQHIAVEDFILSNDSVSLLMAKATLHPGTTNLFRQLLSKRYGNNIHEFKVKENWKTIKQASEELLEKGAILLAVNDNMDFTDATNRQLHSDDILYVVCHDRVYEELNQ, encoded by the coding sequence ATGCTTATTTTCCAAAGGATTTGGAAACAAATCACCAAAATGGACTTTGGTTTCATTCTTCTATTATCTCTGATTATTATCCTGTTGGGAACCGTCGGCAGTCATTTTTTGGAACCTGAAACCTTTCCAACGCTCTTTGACGGATTCTGGTGGACGATGACGACCTTGACCACTGTCGGTTATGGGGATTATTTCCCTGTTTCAGTTGGAGGACGGATGCTTGGGATCTTCCTCTTCATCTTTGGAATCGGGATCATCGGGGTGTTGATCAGTAAGACCGTTGATTCGATTACCACGTTTCAGAAATTCAAAAGGGAGGGAAAATTAGTGTATACATATGAAGATCATTATATTTACATCAATTGGTCAAAGAAAACGGAAAGAGCCATTCAAGAAATTCTTGCCCATGTACCCGATGCCGAAATTGTACTCATTGATATGCTTCCCATAACACCAATCGAGCATGAGCAGGTCCATTTCATCCAAGGGGACCCTTCTGATGAAAACGTCTTGTTGATGGCGAATATCTTTGAAGCTAAGCGCGTGGCGATCTTTTCGGATTCCAAAATTGAGGATCCTTCGCTGATAGATGGTAAGACGTTGTTAATAGCGTCCGCTGTTGAAGGATTATCAAAAACACATCAGAAGGAAGTCCATACGATCGTGGAGGTTTCGGAAGACCGTCATATCCCTAAGTTTCAGCATATCGCCGTCGAGGACTTTATTTTATCCAATGATTCTGTCTCCCTTCTCATGGCAAAAGCCACCCTGCATCCCGGGACGACGAATTTATTCAGACAATTACTCAGTAAACGTTACGGAAATAACATTCATGAATTCAAGGTGAAGGAAAATTGGAAGACGATCAAGCAGGCATCTGAGGAACTTCTTGAAAAAGGGGCCATTCTCCTCGCCGTGAATGATAATATGGATTTCACCGACGCCACGAACCGGCAGCTTCATTCAGATGACATCCTCTATGTCGTCTGTCATGACCGGGTGTACGAAGAATTAAACCAATAA
- a CDS encoding M23 family metallopeptidase, with the protein MSFGEKLLPVLDKYKKLNIRHRSSQLVKRVGITTLALTTLTFSSAAAAGSEEDLQTIYHVYMGSEYVGAVTSQDEVKAVLEEKLEKAQKEYSDYQVDFDHEVTYIPENVFEASKTNNQQVIESLNQSVAVEANAFALVVDNKPVAYVKDEQAAEEALKAFKLNYVSEEELAELETRKKDSSTTSLPALKENETRLLEVSFKENVDVKKAQVKPEEMMSPEEAADFLKKGALEEKKYKVQEGDSLSTIAEDHQLTTGTLLKLNEGLKEDDALKVGAELNVTVYEPLVHVLVKKEANKIEKIAYDKEVEEDSSMNKGDTKVKQEGQDGEKSVTFETTEVNGSQISKNVKEEKKLKDPVKYIVVKGTKAIPSRGSGSFAWPTNGGYISSKQGQRWGKMHKGIDIARPSDRTIKSVDNGRVVSAGWDDGGYGNKVIIDHGNGYRTLYAHLDSISVSAGQTVERGQKLGIMGETGEATGVHLHIEIFKNGSLINPLDVL; encoded by the coding sequence ATGAGTTTTGGAGAGAAGTTATTACCCGTTTTAGACAAATACAAAAAACTTAATATTCGACATAGATCAAGTCAATTAGTGAAGAGAGTAGGGATTACAACACTTGCTCTTACCACATTAACCTTTTCTTCTGCTGCGGCTGCGGGATCTGAAGAAGATTTACAAACCATCTATCATGTGTACATGGGTAGTGAGTATGTAGGTGCCGTTACAAGTCAGGACGAAGTAAAGGCAGTATTAGAGGAGAAGCTTGAGAAGGCTCAGAAGGAATACAGTGATTACCAGGTTGATTTTGATCATGAAGTAACGTACATACCTGAGAATGTATTTGAAGCTTCCAAAACAAATAATCAACAAGTCATTGAGAGCTTAAACCAATCTGTAGCAGTCGAAGCAAATGCATTTGCTTTGGTTGTTGACAATAAGCCGGTTGCTTATGTGAAAGACGAACAGGCGGCTGAAGAAGCTTTAAAAGCCTTTAAGCTTAACTATGTTTCCGAAGAAGAGCTGGCTGAACTAGAGACAAGGAAAAAAGACTCTTCCACTACTTCTTTACCCGCTTTAAAAGAAAATGAAACTCGTTTATTAGAAGTTTCGTTCAAAGAGAATGTAGACGTTAAAAAGGCCCAGGTGAAACCGGAAGAAATGATGTCCCCTGAAGAAGCGGCTGATTTTCTTAAAAAAGGTGCGTTAGAAGAGAAGAAGTACAAGGTTCAAGAAGGCGACTCTCTTAGTACGATTGCCGAAGATCATCAATTGACGACCGGTACTTTACTCAAGTTAAATGAAGGCTTGAAAGAGGACGACGCGCTTAAGGTGGGTGCAGAGTTAAACGTTACTGTATACGAGCCGCTTGTTCACGTACTCGTTAAGAAGGAAGCAAATAAGATTGAAAAGATCGCTTATGATAAAGAAGTTGAAGAAGACTCTTCTATGAATAAGGGCGATACGAAAGTGAAGCAAGAGGGTCAGGATGGTGAGAAATCCGTTACCTTCGAAACAACAGAGGTAAATGGTTCTCAAATCTCTAAAAATGTAAAAGAAGAAAAGAAATTAAAAGATCCGGTGAAATATATTGTGGTTAAAGGGACAAAAGCCATTCCTTCACGAGGATCGGGAAGTTTTGCATGGCCGACGAATGGCGGATATATTTCTTCCAAGCAGGGACAACGATGGGGGAAAATGCATAAGGGCATCGACATCGCCCGTCCAAGTGACCGTACCATCAAATCCGTTGATAATGGAAGAGTCGTATCAGCAGGCTGGGACGATGGCGGTTATGGAAATAAGGTCATCATTGATCACGGAAATGGATATAGAACTCTTTATGCTCATTTAGACTCCATCTCTGTTTCTGCCGGACAAACGGTTGAAAGAGGACAGAAGCTCGGGATCATGGGCGAAACGGGTGAAGCAACAGGTGTTCATCTTCACATTGAAATCTTCAAAAATGGATCATTGATTAATCCATTGGATGTATTGTAA